From Salvelinus namaycush isolate Seneca chromosome 2, SaNama_1.0, whole genome shotgun sequence, one genomic window encodes:
- the LOC120025352 gene encoding caveolin-3-like, which translates to MADQYQYNTNEEKIVKDSHTKEIDLINRDPKLINEDVIKVEFEDVIAEPDGTHSLDGVWKLSYTTFTVSKYWCYRILSAIFGIPMALLWGFLFACISFCHIWAVVPCIKSCLIESQCISRIYSLCIQTFCDPFFEALGKIFSSVKVALRKEV; encoded by the exons ATGGCCGACCAGTACCAGTACAACACCAACGAGGAGAAGATTGTGAAGGACAGCCACACCAAGGAGATCGATCTGATCAACAGAGACCCCAAATTGATCAATGAGGATGTGATCAAG GTGGAGTTTGAGGATGTGATCGCAGAGCCCGATGGCACACACAGTCTGGATGGGGTGTGGAAGCTCAGCTACACCACCTTCACCGTGTCCAAGTACTGGTGCTACCGCATCCTCTCAGCCATCTTCGGCATCCCTATGGCTCTGCTCTGGGGCTTCCTCTTCGCCTGCATCTCATTCTGTCACATCTGGGCTGTGGTACCCTGTATCAAGAGCTGCCTGATCGAGTCCCAGTGCATCAGTCGCATCTACTCCCTCTGCATCCAGACCTTCTGTGACCCCTTCTTTGAAGCCCTGGGCAAGATCTTCAGCAGTGTGAAAGTGGCCCTGCGCAAAGAGGTCTAG